One window of Hylemonella gracilis genomic DNA carries:
- a CDS encoding AraC family transcriptional regulator, whose protein sequence is MPNTLQSTTAAARSARSGKTGRSATPMAFVRSIAHAYVDQGKDPMAALQAAQITPSDLARVDARVSAAQFEALNAHAMQELDDEALGWFARRLPWGSHGLLCRASITAPNLGVALKRWCRHHRLLVDDIVLHLAVDQGLASVCIEERRPGRFPAPALREFCLVSTLRFLLGYASWAIDSGLALRSVCFPYAAPAHADAYALMFPGPVHFDTPQARVTQTALCFDASYLALPLRRDEAALRVMLQRALPLTVRPYRRDRLLGQQVREALRPHGTDADHAHTAQTLALQLHLSPRTLHRQLQAEGLNLQALKDEARRGRAEDLLRRTQRSIKQVAQAAGFRNEKSFARAFRVWTGQSPSEFRRQAQELTP, encoded by the coding sequence ATGCCCAACACCCTCCAAAGCACCACCGCCGCGGCTCGATCGGCCCGAAGCGGCAAAACCGGGCGTTCCGCCACGCCCATGGCTTTCGTGCGGTCCATCGCACACGCCTATGTGGACCAGGGCAAGGACCCGATGGCTGCTCTGCAGGCGGCACAAATCACGCCATCCGATCTGGCACGCGTGGACGCCCGCGTCAGCGCCGCGCAATTCGAAGCGCTCAACGCGCACGCCATGCAGGAACTGGACGACGAGGCCCTGGGCTGGTTCGCGCGCCGGCTGCCCTGGGGCAGCCACGGCCTGCTGTGCCGAGCCTCCATCACGGCGCCCAATCTGGGCGTGGCGCTCAAGCGCTGGTGCCGCCACCACCGCCTGCTGGTGGACGACATCGTCTTGCACCTGGCCGTGGACCAGGGCCTGGCCTCGGTGTGCATCGAGGAACGGCGCCCCGGGCGCTTCCCCGCCCCGGCCCTGCGCGAGTTCTGCCTGGTGTCCACCTTGCGCTTTCTGCTCGGCTACGCGAGCTGGGCCATCGACTCAGGCCTGGCTCTGCGCTCGGTGTGTTTCCCCTACGCCGCGCCCGCGCACGCCGACGCGTATGCGCTGATGTTCCCCGGCCCCGTGCACTTCGACACGCCCCAGGCGAGGGTGACGCAGACCGCGCTGTGCTTCGACGCCAGCTACCTGGCCCTGCCCTTGCGGCGCGACGAGGCCGCGCTGCGCGTCATGCTCCAGCGCGCCCTGCCTCTGACGGTGCGCCCCTATCGGCGCGACCGCCTGCTGGGCCAGCAGGTGCGCGAGGCCTTGCGGCCCCACGGCACGGACGCCGATCACGCGCACACCGCTCAGACCTTGGCGCTGCAGTTGCACCTCTCGCCGCGCACCCTGCACCGTCAGTTGCAAGCCGAAGGACTGAACCTTCAGGCCCTGAAGGACGAGGCCCGCCGTGGCCGGGCCGAGGACCTGCTGCGACGAACGCAGCGCTCCATCAAGCAAGTCGCGCAGGCGGCGGGCTTTCGGAACGAGAAGAGCTTTGCCCGCGCCTTCCGCGTGTGGACGGGCCAGAGCCCCTCGGAGTTCCGGCGGCAGGCCCAGGAGCTGACGCCATAG
- a CDS encoding AraC family transcriptional regulator, translating to MVDPMAEVVALLKPGALFSKLVVASAPWAVRRAELGQPFYMAVLEGRCFLTVDGEEGGRAGGETITLEAGDFVLIPAVRGFATSSLDRLPPRAGEAVATPIVPMPGGARVGDPAGAVDVRLLVGHCEFGSPDAALLVPLLPRWLHVRGEDRLATLAQLVGEESRADRPAREIVMARLLEVLLVEAFRSTASVAASPGLVRGLADPKLAPALRRMHGRPGDGWSIAQLAREAALSRSAFFQRFQRAVGMAPMSYLQAWRMALAKQLLREGENAITNIAERVGYGSVSAFGVAFTRYVGVPPGRYARGEARQDAAQALA from the coding sequence ATGGTGGATCCCATGGCGGAAGTTGTGGCCCTGCTGAAGCCGGGCGCGCTGTTTTCCAAGCTCGTCGTGGCGTCGGCCCCCTGGGCCGTGCGCCGCGCCGAATTGGGCCAACCTTTCTACATGGCTGTGCTCGAAGGCCGCTGTTTTCTGACGGTGGATGGCGAGGAAGGGGGCCGGGCGGGTGGCGAAACGATCACGCTGGAAGCAGGTGACTTCGTGCTGATCCCCGCGGTGCGCGGTTTCGCGACATCCAGCCTGGACCGGTTGCCGCCCCGCGCGGGCGAAGCGGTTGCCACGCCGATCGTGCCCATGCCTGGGGGCGCCCGGGTCGGCGACCCGGCGGGCGCGGTGGATGTGCGCCTGCTGGTTGGCCATTGTGAGTTCGGCTCGCCCGATGCCGCCTTGCTGGTGCCCTTGCTGCCCCGGTGGCTGCACGTGCGCGGGGAAGACCGCCTTGCGACGCTGGCTCAGTTGGTGGGCGAAGAGTCCCGCGCCGACCGACCCGCGCGCGAGATCGTCATGGCCCGTCTGCTCGAAGTGCTGCTCGTGGAAGCCTTCCGTTCCACGGCCAGCGTCGCCGCTTCGCCGGGGCTGGTGCGCGGACTGGCCGATCCCAAGCTCGCACCGGCCCTGCGCCGCATGCACGGGCGCCCCGGCGACGGTTGGAGCATCGCGCAGCTCGCGCGCGAAGCGGCGCTTTCGCGTTCGGCTTTCTTCCAGCGATTCCAGCGCGCCGTCGGCATGGCGCCGATGAGCTACCTGCAGGCTTGGCGCATGGCGCTGGCCAAGCAGCTGCTGCGAGAGGGTGAGAACGCCATCACGAACATCGCCGAGCGCGTCGGCTACGGCTCGGTCAGTGCCTTTGGTGTGGCTTTCACGCGCTACGTGGGCGTGCCACCCGGACGTTACGCCCGAGGGGAGGCCCGGCAAGACGCTGCGCAGGCACTCGCCTGA
- a CDS encoding SDR family oxidoreductase, with protein MSSSTSTLLITGCSSGFGLDAARFFLDQGWHVIATMRVPRADLLPRSERLRVLPLDVTNATSIRECVEAAGPIDALVNNAGVGLLAPLEGVTLDQARAIFDTNTLGTMAMTQAVLPQFRQRQAGVIVNVTSSVTLKPLPLLSIYTGSKAAVNAFTESLALELAPFGIRAHLVLPGRAPETRFGDNARQSMAGEPHAAYADFQARVFAAVRDTHTPVTRAQDVSEAVWRAVTDPAAPMRLPAGADALALAAA; from the coding sequence ATGTCCTCCTCTACCTCCACCCTCCTGATCACGGGCTGCTCGTCCGGGTTCGGCCTCGATGCCGCGCGTTTCTTTCTCGACCAAGGATGGCACGTGATCGCAACGATGCGCGTGCCGCGTGCAGACCTGCTGCCGCGCTCGGAGCGGCTGCGGGTGCTGCCGCTTGACGTGACCAACGCCACCAGCATCCGCGAGTGCGTCGAGGCCGCCGGACCGATCGATGCCCTGGTCAACAACGCCGGCGTGGGTCTGCTGGCGCCCCTGGAAGGCGTGACGCTGGACCAGGCACGCGCGATCTTCGACACCAACACCCTGGGCACGATGGCGATGACGCAGGCCGTGCTGCCGCAGTTCCGGCAGCGGCAAGCCGGCGTGATCGTGAACGTGACCTCGAGCGTGACGCTCAAGCCCTTGCCGCTGCTCTCGATCTACACCGGCAGCAAGGCGGCGGTGAATGCCTTCACCGAATCGCTGGCGCTGGAACTCGCGCCCTTCGGCATCCGCGCACACCTCGTTCTGCCGGGCCGCGCGCCCGAGACCCGCTTCGGCGACAACGCGCGCCAGAGCATGGCTGGCGAACCCCACGCGGCCTACGCGGACTTCCAGGCCCGTGTATTCGCCGCGGTGCGTGACACCCACACGCCGGTCACGCGCGCCCAAGACGTGAGCGAGGCCGTGTGGCGCGCCGTGACGGACCCGGCCGCGCCGATGCGTCTGCCCGCGGGTGCCGACGCGCTTGCGCTGGCGGCCGCCTGA